Sequence from the Gemmatimonas sp. genome:
GGGACCACTTCGGCGAAGCCCGGCCCCCAGATCTCGTCCTGCATGGCGACGCAGTCGGAATAGTCGTCCGCCGTGGTCAGTTCGCGAATCGCCACGCCGTCTGCGTAGGCGATCGCGGTATCGGTGGGGTGCGGGATGGCGCGGGGAGAATCGGACATGACGGAAAGATGTCAGCGGGCGCAGACCCGCGTGGGGATGGCCCCGCGGCAATCCGCTGGCCGTCCGTGCGATCGACGGATACGTTGGCGCAGCACCCACCGTGAGAGGCGATGCCGATGGTCTCGGCATCGCTTGGTATACATCGTCAGCACGAGCGTGTCCACCATGGCGATGACTCGAGACGTCATCGACCAGGGGCGACACACCGGGGCAACCCCCGGTCATGTGCTGCGCGGCCCCGGCGCGTCCCATTCCCGCACTCCCTTATGACCTGCGACATCTCCGACCTCACCACCGTTCCGGCCGCCGTGCTGGCGCTGTTCACCGAGGCGCAGCGCGACGGCTTGCTCGATCTGCGCCGTGACCTGCACGCGCACCCGGAACTCGCGTTTCAGGAGTCCCGCACGAGTGCCGTGCTCGAGCGGGCGCTCGGTCTGGCCAATCCGGTCAGTGTGCAGCGCGTTGCCGGCACGGGGCTGGTGGCCCGCATCCGCGGGCGCGATCCCCACGCTCCGGTGGTCGCCGTGCGCGGCGATATCGACGCCTTGCCCATTCACGAGGCCACCGGGCTGCCGTACGCCTCGCAGCACGCCGGGGTCATGCACGCCTGCGGGCACGATGTGCACGCCACCTGGGCCGTTGGCGCGGCATGGTTGCTGGCGCAGCAACCGGCAGCGGGCGACGTGCTCGTGGTGCTGCAGCCCGCCGAGGAAACCGGAGAGGGAGCCGCCGCCATCCTGGCCGCCGGCGCGCTCGACGAGGTGGTCGCCATCTTCGGGGCGCATGTCGATCGGCGTTTTCCGGTGGGGCAGGTGGTCGCTCAGGCGGGTTCGCTTGCCGCCGCCGCCGATACCTTCTCCATCGTCCTGCACGGGCGTGGCGCGCACGGCGCGCGACCCCACGAGTCGGCCGACCCCGTGCTGGGCGCCGGCATTCTCATCGCGGCCTTGCAGGGCGTGGTCGCACGCCGCGTGAACCCCTCCGTGCCGGCCGTCCTCACCGTGGCCACGATGCAGGCGGGCACGGCCCCGAACGTCATCCCGGAAAGCGCGCGCATTGGAGGTACCCTGCGTGCCACCGACCCGGTGACCCGGGCCCTGCTCGCCGACGAACTCCGGCAGGTGGCGCACGGCATCGCGGCGGCACACCGCCTCACGGCGGAGGTCGACGTCGAGCTCGGTCCACCGCCCATCGTGAATCCCGAACAGGCGGCCGGGTGGGCTCGTGAGGCGGCCGTCCGGTTGCTGGGGCACGACGCTGTGGTGCCGCTGGGCATCACCAACATGGGGGGCGAGGACTTCGCCTACTACATGGAGCGCATCCCCGGGGCCTTTCTGCGTATCGGGGCACGCGAACCGCACGGCGACCCCACACCGGCGCACACACCGCAGTTCTTCGCGGCCGATGGCAGCGTGTTCGTGGGAGCCGCGGTGCTCGCCGAAACCGCGCGCGTCGCGTCGGCGGTGTTTGCGGCGCCGCGGTAGTCGCCGACTACCAGCGCACCTGGGCAAGCACGGCGGCACTCCCGCTCGCCGTCGTGCTGACCTCGGCGGCGTTGACCAGCATCACAGACGCGCCGGCAGCTTCCCGCCCCGCCGCGACATCGGTGTCCAGCTCGGTCTGCAGGGTGGTGGTCGCCAGCGCCTTGGCGGCATCGAGCGAGGGCGCCTGCACCAGCAGCGTCCCCTGCACGCCAAACTCCCCCCCCTCCCGCCGGTATCCCACGAGGAAGCGGGTAAGGGCGGGGGCGCTCGCCACACGGCGACCCATCCAGGGAGCGGCGCGCGGTGCCGGTTCGCCAAGACGCACCAGACTCGCCGCACGCAGGGTGTAGTCGCGGCCGCTCCGATACCCGCTGGCCGGGGGCGCGTCGGTCACGGTTACCAGATACGGCAGGCCGAAAGGCGACGTGGCCAGCGCCTTTTCGTCCACCCGACGGATGGTGCCGCGTACCGGTACGCCGGAAAACTCAAACTGCACGACGTCGCCGGGACCGAGGTCCTGCTCCGGGTCGGAAGGCATGGCCAAGCGATGCATGCCGGGAGTGTCGGCACGCCGTCAGACCGTCTGAAGCGGCTGGGGCGCCCGCCGCTACACCTGGGCGGCGCTGGAATCCGCGCGCTGCACCTTCTCGCGGTACATGTCGGCGTCGGCCATGGCCAGCAGTTCGGGGGCACTGACCCCGTCTACCGGAGACATGGCGCAGCCGATGCTGGCGGCTAGTGGCACCACGGCGCTGCCCTCGTGCCCAAAGGGGCGCTGGAGCGACGCCTCGATGGACGCCTTGACGTGGGCGAGGTCGCGGTCGCTCCTGACATCGGGGAGCAGCACCACGAACTCGTCGCCCCCCAGACGGGCGACCGCATCGGAGCGCCGCACGCACTGCACCAGCCGATCCGCCACCACGCGCAGCAGCCGATCTCCCAACGCATGTCCGTGACGGTCGTTCACCTCCTTGAAGCCGTCGAGGTCGATGAAGAGCACCCCGGTGTTGCGGTGGTATCGCGTGCCGAAGGCCAGCGCACGCTCCAACTGGTCGAGGAAAAGCGCCCGGTTGGCGAGGCCGGTCAGGGGATCGTGCGTGGCCCGGTGGGACGCGTCCACGCGCGCCGCTTCAAGCGCGGCCAGCCGCCGCTGACGCTCAATGGCAAAGGTCAGCGACCGCGCGAGGTGAACCGGTGGCAGGTGCTGCTTGTCGTGACACTCGTGCGCTCCCGCTCGCAGGGCGCGCACGGCCAGCACATCATCGAGTGCCCGGGCATACACGACCACCGGAACCGTGGGGGCGGCCCCGCGGATCCCGGCCAGGGTGGCCAGCCCCGACGCATCATCCACGTCGAGCTCCAGCACCACCGCATCGTAGGACTGCTCGAGCAGCAGCCGGATGGCACCCGAGAGCGATGGCACACAATCCACGCGCACGTCGAACTCCCGATGCGCCGCCAGGGACGCCTCGGAACGTCGGGCGGCCACCGGGTCGTTCTCCACCAGCAGCACGCGCAGGCGCGCGCGCCCCGCCAACCGGCCGGGTGGAGACGGTACCGGTGCCGTCATGGCCGCCTCATCACAAAAATCCCTCTCCAGGAGTTTTGCATGTCTTCCGAAGCCCCGTCTGCAGTGACCGCGGGAACGCAGGCGCCCGATTTCTCCCTGCCGTCCACCGCCAACACGATCGTCTCCCTGGCCAGCTTCCAATCACACAAAGCTGTCCTGCTTGCCTTTTTCCCCAAGGCGTTCACCAGCGTATGCACCAGCGAATTGTGTGCCTTCAGTGATGACTTCGATGCCTTCGCCGGTCTGAACGTGGAAGTGCTGCCCATTTCGGTGGATCCGGTTGAGGTGCTGCAGCAATTTCGCGACGCACACGGCATGCGCGTGCAGCTCCTGTCCGACGTCGGCGGCGCCGTGGCGCGGCAGTTCGGGGCCATGTGGACCGACGGACTCATCGCCAATCGGGCATACTTTCTGATCGACCGGGCCGGCGTGGTGCAGTGGGCGCACATCGAGCAGCATCCTGGACTGCGGCGGGAGAATGAGGAAATCTTCGAGAAGATCAAGTCTGTGACCTGAGATGGATCCGTTCGGTCAGCTTGTCCGACGTTCTGGGTAGGCCTACCTTGCGGTGGTGGTCCCATGAACCCCGCGCGAAGCAGCGCGGGCGGCGGGGCCGCGCTTCCCCCGCGCCCGATGCCGTGACTCCCACACCTTCGTCAGCAACCCTCCCGGATTTCGTGCGCCTGCTGGCGGCGGCTGACGGCGCGACCCACGGAATCGCCGCCGTGCTCGAGCACCTCGCCCCGGCGATCGGCGTCGAACGGCTTACACTCGATACGGCGAACGGCGCCGCGGACCCCGGTGCAGTACCGGGAACGGGTGAGGGCCCAGAGGCCCGGCGGGCTCTGGTGCCCGTCATGGCCGGCGAGACCCGGGTCGGCACGCTCATCGTGCATGGCAAGAGGGTGCTGCCCCCCCAGGCCACGACCCTCGTGGACGATGTGGCCGCGCTGCTCGCGGTGGCCATCAGCCGTGACGCCTACCTGCATGATCTCGAGCAGGAGCTGACCGCCCGCGTGAGTGAAGTCGCCGATCAGCGCGCGTTCATCGAGTGCATCGTCGATTCGCTCCCCCTCGGCCTGTACGTGGTGGACCGGGAGTTCCGCATTCAGGCGTGGAATCACAAGCGCGAAACCGGCCTCCAGGGCGTCGCGCGCGCCGATGCCGTGGGGCGATCGATCTTCGAGGTGCTGCACCGCCAGCCCGCGGCCCTGCTCAGGAAGGAGTTCGACGAGGTGTTCGCCTCCGGTCGCCTGCAGCAGTTCCAGATGGAGAGCAACGCGTTCGGAACCACCCGGACCTTCCGCATCTCCAAGATTCCCATGCGGATGGGTGGGCGCGACGTCACCCACGTCATCACCATCGGGGAGGACATCACCGACTGGCGGGCAGCGCTCGACCGCACCGCGCAGGCCGAGAAGCTGGCGGCACTGGGGCAGTTGGCGG
This genomic interval carries:
- a CDS encoding M20 family metallopeptidase, encoding MTCDISDLTTVPAAVLALFTEAQRDGLLDLRRDLHAHPELAFQESRTSAVLERALGLANPVSVQRVAGTGLVARIRGRDPHAPVVAVRGDIDALPIHEATGLPYASQHAGVMHACGHDVHATWAVGAAWLLAQQPAAGDVLVVLQPAEETGEGAAAILAAGALDEVVAIFGAHVDRRFPVGQVVAQAGSLAAAADTFSIVLHGRGAHGARPHESADPVLGAGILIAALQGVVARRVNPSVPAVLTVATMQAGTAPNVIPESARIGGTLRATDPVTRALLADELRQVAHGIAAAHRLTAEVDVELGPPPIVNPEQAAGWAREAAVRLLGHDAVVPLGITNMGGEDFAYYMERIPGAFLRIGAREPHGDPTPAHTPQFFAADGSVFVGAAVLAETARVASAVFAAPR
- a CDS encoding GGDEF domain-containing response regulator; this encodes MTAPVPSPPGRLAGRARLRVLLVENDPVAARRSEASLAAHREFDVRVDCVPSLSGAIRLLLEQSYDAVVLELDVDDASGLATLAGIRGAAPTVPVVVYARALDDVLAVRALRAGAHECHDKQHLPPVHLARSLTFAIERQRRLAALEAARVDASHRATHDPLTGLANRALFLDQLERALAFGTRYHRNTGVLFIDLDGFKEVNDRHGHALGDRLLRVVADRLVQCVRRSDAVARLGGDEFVVLLPDVRSDRDLAHVKASIEASLQRPFGHEGSAVVPLAASIGCAMSPVDGVSAPELLAMADADMYREKVQRADSSAAQV
- a CDS encoding peroxiredoxin; the encoded protein is MSSEAPSAVTAGTQAPDFSLPSTANTIVSLASFQSHKAVLLAFFPKAFTSVCTSELCAFSDDFDAFAGLNVEVLPISVDPVEVLQQFRDAHGMRVQLLSDVGGAVARQFGAMWTDGLIANRAYFLIDRAGVVQWAHIEQHPGLRRENEEIFEKIKSVT
- a CDS encoding ATP-binding protein, with the protein product MTPTPSSATLPDFVRLLAAADGATHGIAAVLEHLAPAIGVERLTLDTANGAADPGAVPGTGEGPEARRALVPVMAGETRVGTLIVHGKRVLPPQATTLVDDVAALLAVAISRDAYLHDLEQELTARVSEVADQRAFIECIVDSLPLGLYVVDREFRIQAWNHKRETGLQGVARADAVGRSIFEVLHRQPAALLRKEFDEVFASGRLQQFQMESNAFGTTRTFRISKIPMRMGGRDVTHVITIGEDITDWRAALDRTAQAEKLAALGQLAAGVMHEINNPLATIAACAESMAMQAETGTGVPPAELLHIIDLEVQRCKKIVNGLLDFSRPKALGRESLDLNTVVQQGLFLLQHHPRFKRVKVITELEANRPLMVEGDADQLVQVLIALAMNALDASPEQGRVVIRTRFAHAADLLQAVFEVEDDGPGIPRTLQAKVFEPFFTTKAPGQGTGLGLAICYGIVVDHGGTLELVSAEGQGANFRVSLPVLGTAGNAARDALGTLAAVNAAEQP